A genomic window from Lotus japonicus ecotype B-129 chromosome 1, LjGifu_v1.2 includes:
- the LOC130731974 gene encoding uncharacterized protein LOC130731974 gives MMRKLIKFCFEGVDIVMEPELPTKEKKISTPEKTEQPWHKTKEATVIPAKRKNVKNGVCNCVIHCICGMCLKPKTVSPSTPSAPKLNRTNSVSSLRMPICAAGNYGNQTKGTLSKWQAK, from the exons ATGATGAGAAAGCTGATCAAGTTCTGTTTCGAAGGGGTTGACATAGTCATGGAACCTGAACTGCCaacaaaggagaagaaaatTTCCACCCCTGAGAAAACAGAGCAGCCGTGGCACAAAACTAAGGAAGCAACGGTGATTCCTGCAAAGAGGAAGAATGTGAAGAATGGTGTGTGCAATTGTGTTATTCATTGCATCTGTGGCATGTGCTTGAAGCCCAAGACTGTTTCTCCATCAACACCATCTGCTCCAAAGTTAAACAGAACCAACTCTGTTTCCTCTCTCCGTATGCCTATCTGTGCTGCTG GCAATTATGGAAACCAAACAAAAGGTACTCTTTCCAAGTGGCAAGCCAAATAA
- the LOC130742989 gene encoding uncharacterized protein LOC130742989 translates to MQQGELGFDNGSKKGLGVVAGVSFGFSGCKKMKFGLMVVVRGFGGVEVLFLDFWCGYGFSMVEREDMRKDLEKIPKSIIVEFDAKATKVITHFHSNSPRSIQVSYGLKGSNNLKAKILIQELHQFQMALLNNKNALPDLSRLEPFDGTNFKRWSQKLLIFFEQLEIDYVLFEDPPQVPIGDDVDPEAVTNATKKLELYEKYNKLVCGSREGGEECSICQSCSPNIIKIRRVKVRWVVAKFLRTVQLARYSYRGAQFTSHFWRSFQTALGTRLKMSTAFHPQTDGQSERTIQILEDMLRACVLDLRGSWDQYLSLMEFAYNNSYRSSIQMAPFEALYGRRCRSPIGWFEVGEAKLVGPELIQDAIEKIKLVRDCSVTAQSRQKSYVDRRRRPLEFAVADHVFLRVSPMKGVLRFGKKGKLSPRSIGPFEVLERVGSVSYRLALPPDLSAVHPVFHVSMLRKYLYDPSHVIRHEDVQLDDHLSYTEHPVAIVDRQVKCLRSKDVGSVKVLWRGPSGEEATWESEDIMREKYPHLFESQDSTGEGSLGCREISEDGPVGSL, encoded by the exons ATGCAGCAAGGAGAGCTTGGGTTTGACAATGGCAGCAAGAAAGGGTTGGGTGTGGTGGCTGGGGTGAGTTTCGGTTTTTCTGGTTGCAAGAAGATGAAATTTgggttgatggtggtggtgcgTGGGTTTGGAGGTGTTGAGGTTTTGTTTCTAGATTTTTGGTGTGGTTATGGGTTTTCAATGGTGGAGAGGGAAGATATGAGGAAG GATTTAGAGAAGATTCCTAAGTCCATCATTGTTGAGTTTGATGCTAAGGCTACGAAGGTTATCACACATTTCCACAGTAATTCTCCTAGATCTATACAAG TTTCTTATGGTCTTAAAGGTTCCAACaatttgaaagcaaaaattTTAATTCAAGAGTTGCACCAATTCCAAATGGCATTGTTGAACAACAAGAACGCGCTGCCTGATCTTTCTCGTCTTGAACCTTTTGATGGCACTAATTTCAAACGGTGGTCACAGAAGCTGCTCATTTTCTTCGAACAACTTGAGATCGATTATGTGTTGTTTGAAGATCCTCCACAAGTTCCTATTGGTGATGATGTCGATCCCGAAGCAGTGACTAATGCTACCAAGAAGCTGGAGCTCTATGAAAAATACAATAAACTGGTATGTG GTTCCCGGGAAGGAGGAGAGGAGTGTTCCATCTGTCAGAGTTGTTCTCCCAATATTATTAAG ATTCGACGGGTGAAGGTTCGTTGGgttgtcgcgaaatttctgagGACGGTCCAGTTGGCTCGTTATAGCT ATCGAGGAGCTCAAttcacatcacatttttggAGGTCTTTTCAAACTGCTTTGGGAACTCGATTAAAAATGAGTACCGCTTTTCATCCTCAAACTGATGGTCAGTCCGAGAGGACTATTCAGATCTTAGAGGATATGCTtcgtgcttgtgtgttagacCTGAGAGGGAGCTGGGATCAGTATTTGTCTTTGATGGAATTCGCATATAATAATAGCTATCGGTCTAGCATTCAGATGGCACCATTTGAAGCCTTGTATGGTAGGAGATGCAGGTCACCTATAGGTTGGTTCGAGGTCGGAGAAGCTAAACTTGTAGGCCCAGAACTTATTCAAGACGCAATAGAGAAGATTAAGTTGGTTCGAGACTGCTCGGTTACAGCTCAAAGTAGGCAGAAGTCTTACGTTGATAGAAGGCGACGCCCTTTGGAGTTTGCAGTTGCTGACCATGTCTTTTTACGTGTTTCTCCAATGAAAGGAGTTCTACGGTTTGGTAAAAAGGGAAAACTGAGTCCAAGGTCCATTGGACCGTTTGAGGTGTTAGAGAGGGTTGGCTCTGTATCTTATCGTTTGGCACTTCCGCCAGATCTTTCTGCAGTTCATCCGGTGTTTCATGTTTCTATGCTGCGGAAATACTTATATGATCCTTCTCACGTTATCCGTCATGAGGATGTACAGCTAGATGATCACTTATCCTACACAGAGCATCCGGTAGCTATAGTCGATAGACAAGTGAAGTGTCTACGTTCTAAAGATGTTGGTTCAGTAAAAGTTCTTTGGAGAGGACCATCGGGTGAAGAGGCGACGTGGGAGTCCGAGGATATCATGCGTGAAAAGTATCCCCACTTGTTCGAATCTCAAG ATTCGACGGGTGAAGGTTCGTTGGgttgtcgcgaaatttctgagGACGGTCCAGTTGGCTCGTTATAG